A portion of the Fulvia fulva chromosome 1, complete sequence genome contains these proteins:
- a CDS encoding MFS-type transporter dbaD — translation MSAAEPSYNTHAGEQHHPDWPSDEEKATNSLANDDNEKVTPPATADAQHAPPQQHPPPTQQGPPDGPPPNGGTTAWFQVLGSWMLTTLTQSSFFNTWGILNTFGVYQTYHESGKLYIESSSSISWIGAIQAFVVLSVGAFVGPIYDRGYFRALLLVGGSLIVFGHMMLSLCHEFWQCLLAQGFVIGIGGGCLFVPSVAILPSYFSTMIGMAMGIAASGSSMGGIIYPIMFYRLTNQVGFGWSVRILGFTALATLLVPIFLMKQRVKPPKPRSIIDYTAFTDIPYMTFTIGCLVGFVGLYVAFFYTSFYGESTGYTDTSLSFYLVPILNAGSVFGRTLPNILADKIGPTNIIVPGSACVGIVLLCMIAVRNAGGLIVEALLFGFFSGIFIALPPVLFVALTKDKSKVGT, via the exons ATGTCGGCCGCCGAGCCTAGCTACAACACCCATGCCGGCGAGCAACATCACCCGGACTGGCCCTCCGATGAGGAAAAAGCCACAAACTCGCTAGCCAACGACGACAACGAGAAAGTCACACCTCCCGCCACCGCAGACGCACAACATGCGCCACCACAACAACACCCTCCGCCAACACAACAAGGACCGCCGGACGGGCCGCCTCCGAATGGTGGTACTACTGCGTGGTTCCAGGTGCTTGGGTCGTGGATGCT GACTACCCTGACACAATCCAGCTTCTTCAATACATGGGGTATCCTGAACACTTTCGGAGTGTATCAGACCTATCACGAATCCGGCAAGTTGTACATCGAGTCTAGTAGCTCGATATCATGGATTGGAGCCATTCAGGCCTTCGTGGTACTTTCCGTCGGCGCTTTCGTAGGACCGATCTATGACCGCGGATACTTCAGGGCCCTGCTGCTTGTGGGCGGGTCTCTGATTGTGTTTGGGCATATGATGTTGAGTCTGTGCCATGAGTTCTGGCAGTGCTTGCTTGCTCAGGGGTTCGTGATTGGAATTGGTGGAGGATGTTTGTTCGTGCCTTCTGTTGCAATCCTGCCCAGTTACTTCAGTACGATGATCGGGATGGCGATGGGGATTGCGGCGAGTGGGAGTTCGATGGGAG GTATAATTTACCCTATCATGTTCTACCGCCTCACCAACCAGGTTGGCTTCGGCTGGAGTGTTAGGATTCTGGGCTTTACTGCACTTGCCACCCTGCTCGTTCCCATCTTCCTCATGAAGCAGAGAGTCAAGCCACCCAAGCCGAGATCCATCATCGATTACACGGCCTTCACCGACATCCCATACATGACTTTCACGATAGGCTGTCTGGTTGGCTTCGTGGGCCTGTACGTCGCCTTCTTCTACACCTCATTCTACGGCGAATCGACTGGCTACACAGACACGAGTCTATCCTTCTACCTGGTGCCAATCCTCAACGCGGGCTCGGTCTTTGGACGTACACTTCCGAACATTCTGGCTGACAAGATCGGACCTACCAATATCATCGTGCCAGGATCAGCCTGTGTCGGCATTGTGCTACTTTGCATGATCGCGGTCCGAAATGCTGGAGGACTCATCGTCGAAGCGCTACTGTTCGGGTTCTTCTCTGGCATTTTCATCGCACTTCCCCCAGTGCTCTTCGTTGCATTGACCAAGGACAAGAGCAAAGTCGGGACCTGA
- a CDS encoding FACT complex subunit pob3, producing the protein MAPMAANGVRESFDNIYLNLSKQPGKCRLAESGLGWKPASGGQTFTLDKSDLQSAQWSRAARGHELKIYACNEGVVQLDGFKEDDFDTIAKCFKVWYGAGLEQKEHALRGWNWGKNELGRNELVFNVRNQPAFEIPYTEISNTNLAGKNEVAVEFSLPENGEETGTNGSLGGARTEGRKMGGAVDQLTEMRFYIPGTEKVHRGEDGEDGEQADGEEDEEQNAANFFYETLMNKAEIGEVAGDTFATFQDVLHLTPRGRFDIDLYENSFRLRGKTYDYKISYESAKRFFILPKPDDMHQLLCIGLDPPLRQGQTRYPFLVMQFKKDEEVRIELNMTPEVLKEKYNGKLLPIYEEPVGRVIGKIFHGLTGKRLIQPSSDFTSHHQMSGVKCSIKANEGHLFCLDRAFLFVPKPATYISFDHIASVTMSRVGGAVSASRTFDISVTLKNGAGEHQFSNINREEQSPLESFLRIKNIKTKNEMDGDGGMLAAALADDPDLASSDEEVVMQDRGSADEDSEEADEDFAADSESDVAEEYDSDAKSSGDDSDAEMDDADGAAGSGSDTAEKVERPKKKAKTG; encoded by the exons ATGGCGCCCATGGCAGCTAACGGAGTCAGGGAGTCCTTCGATAACATCTACCTCAACCTCTCGAAGCAGCCCGGAAAGTGTAGGCTCGCAGAGTCAGGTCTTGGCTGGAAGCCGGCATCAGGCGGACAGACCTTCACACTCGACAAGTCGGACTTACAAAGCGCGCAATGGAGTAGAGCAGCCAGAGGACACGAGCTCAAGATCTACGCTTGTAACGAGGGTGTTGTGCAGCTCGATGGCTTCAAAGAAGAC GATTTCGACACGATCGCGAAATGCTTCAAGGTCTGGTACGGCGCCGGTCTCGAACAGAAGGAGCACGCACTCCGCGGCTGGAACTGGGGCAAGAACGAGCTGGGTAGGAACGAGCTGGTCTTCAACGTGCGAAATCAACCCGCCTTCGAGATCCCCTACACCGAAATCTCGAACACGAACTTGGCCGGCAAGAACGAGGTCGCAGTGGAATTCTCATTGCCGGAGAATGGCGAAGAGACGGGCACAAACGGATCTCTGGGCGGCGCAAGAACGGAAGGCAGGAAGATGGGAGGCGCTGTAGACCAGCTGACAGAAATGCGCTTCTACATCCCCGGCACAGAAAAGGTCCACAGGGGCGAAGATGGCGAGGACGGCGAGCAGGCGGATGGAGAGGAAGATGAAGAGCAGAATGCTGCCAACTTCTTCTACGAGACGCTCATGAACAAGGCAGAGATCGGAGAAGTTGCTGGAGACACATTCGCGACCTTCCAAGATGTGCTACACCTGACGCCTCGTGGACGATTCGACATCGACCTTTACGAGAATTCATTCCGACTTCGCGGAAAGACATACGACTACAAGATCTCATACGAGAGCGCCAAGCGCTTCTTTATACTACCCAAGCCCGACGACATGCACCAGCTGCTCTGCATAGGGCTGGATCCGCCCCTTCGACAAGGTCAGACGAGATACCCATTCTTGGTCATGCAATTCAAGAAGGATGAAGAAGTTCGGATCGAACTCAACATGACGCCAGAGGTATTGAAGGAGAAGTACAACGGCAAGCTCCTTCCTATCTATGAAGAGCCAGTTGGCAGAGTGATCGGCAAGATATTCCATGGACTCACTGGAAAGAGGCTCATACAACCGTCGTCCGACTTCACATCACATCACCAAATGTCCGGCGTCAAATGCAGTATCAAGGCGAACGAAGGCCACCTTTTCTGCCTGGACCGAGCTTTCCTTTTCGTGCCGAAGCCAGCGACATACATCTCCTTCGATCACATCGCAAGCGTTACGATGAGCCGCGTGGGCGGAGCTGTTAGTGCCAGCCGCACATTTGACATCAGCGTGACGCTCAAGAACGGTGCGGGCGAACACCAGTTCTCAAACATCAACCGTGAGGAGCAGTCGCCTCTGGAATCGTTCCTGAGGATCAAGAACATCAAGACCAAGAACGAGATGGACGGTGACGGAGGCATGTTAGCTGCTGCGCTCGCAGACGATCCCGACCTCGCTAGCAGCGACGAGGAGGTTGTCATGCAAGACCGCGGTAGTGCAGACGAGGACAGCGAGGAGGCAGACGAAGACTTTGCGGCAGACAGCGAGAGCGACGTGGCGGAGGAATACGACTCGGATGCGAAGAGCTCAGGGGATGACAGCGACGCAGAGATGGACGATGCCGATGGAGCGGCAGGGAGCGGCAGCGACACAGCGGAAAAAGTCGAGAGGCCGAAGAAGAAGGCTAAGACCGGGTAA
- a CDS encoding Major facilitator-type transporter hxnZ, with product MPSMLRFSLEHLFAKHDASKFAEVLIPLEQAERHHSVAAENARRSSVGTNSEKHDNEKGDLTPPSVRSTPDGTPTLTLESLRDEINHDIAASGTNTSYDIKSKVVNKAIQDIGMGTYQWQLFTLAGFGWFADNLWLQGVALTLPSLSTEFGVDSNTVRYTTLSLFLGLCIGASFWGIASDIIGRKMAFNCTLFLAGAFGLAAAAGPNWIGTSALYACIGLGVGGNLPVDGALFLEFLPFASGNLLTLLSIWWPVGQLVSSLLAWAFIPNYPTHWGWR from the exons ATGCCTTCCATGTTGAGATTCAGTCTTGAGCACCTTTTCGCGAAGCACGACGCTTCTAAATTTGCGGAAGTGCTGATTCCCCTCGAGCA AGCCGAGCGTCATCACTCTGTAGCAGCAGAAAATGCTCGCAGATCAAGCGTGGGCACTAACTCTGAGAAGCACGACAACGAGAAGGGCGACCTTACTCCACCTTCTGTGCGGTCAACACCAGATGGCACCCCAACATTGACTCTTGAGAGTCTCCGAGACGAGATCAATCATGACATCGCTGCCAGCGGGACCAACACGAGTTACGATATCAAGTCGAAAGTGGTCAACAAGGCCATTCAAGACATCGGCATGGGAACTTATCAATGGCAGCTCTTCACCCTGGCCGGCTTCGGTTGGTTTGCTGACAATCTGTGGCTCCAAGGTGTTGCTCTCACGCTGCCCAGCTTGAGCACAGAATTCGGTGTCGACAGCAACACTGTACGATACACCACTCTATCTCTGTTCTTAGGTCTCTGCATCGGAGCCTCTTTCTGGGGCATCGCCTCGGATATTATTGGTCGCAAAATGGCTTTCAATTGCACTCTTTTCCTTGCTGGAGCTTTTGGCCTTGCTGCCGCGGCGGGACCAAACTGGATCGGAACTTCCGCGCTCTATGCATGTATTGGACTAGGTGTTGGTGGGAATCTTCCCGTTGATGGCGCTCTATTCCTCGAATTCCTCCCCTTCGCAAGTGGCAACCTCCTCACTTTACTGTCAATCTGGTGGCCCGTTGGTCAACTGGTTAGCTCCCTGCTCGCCTGGGCCTTTATTCCAAACTACCCGACTCACTGGGGATGGCGATAA
- a CDS encoding MFS siderochrome iron transporter 1 has product MFLCRFLLFYLFESPKFLLSRGRQAEAVAAVHGIAYFNGAKTWLSEDVLNAIGGHPEDSPEQKKLSVTEIIKRQLGKFGPERIAPLFSGWKLGLNTALLWFIWTTIGMGYPLFNAFLPQYLSTAGGQAVSENTTYRDYAITSVVGVPGSILACYTVNIKYIGRKGTMAIATLLSGIFLILFTRGTTSGYQLAMSSLEAFFQNIMYGVLYAYTPEVFPAPNRGTGTGISSTLNRLAGLCAPIVAVNAGALDPKAPIYASAGLFFAAFLAMLCLPIETRGRQTL; this is encoded by the exons ATGTTCCTCTGCCggttcctcctcttctacCTGTTCGAATCGCCAAAGTTCCTCTTGTCTCGCGGTCGCCAAGCTGAGGCTGTTGCAGCCGTGCACGGCATCGCTTACTTCAACGGCGCAAAGACGTGGCTCTCAGAAGATGTCCTGAACGCTATTGGTGGGCATCCTGAGGATTCGCCAGAGCAGAAGAAGCTAAGCGTCACGGAGATCATCAAGCGACAATTGGGCAAGTTTGGCCCAGAGCGTATTGCACCATTGTTCAGTGGCTGGAAGTTGGGACTGAACACCGCCCTGCTTTGGTTTATCTGGACCACGATCG GCATGGGCTATCCACTCTTCAATGCTTTCCTGCCTCAATACCTTTCGACTGCCGGTGGCCAAGCTGTCTCGGAGAACACAACCTACCGCGACTACGCCATCACCTCCGTAGTCGGTGTCCCTGGCAGTATCCTCGCATGCTACACCGTCAACATCAAGTACATTGGCCGCAAGGGCACGATGGCGATCGCAACCCTCCTCAGCGGCATCTTCCTCATCCTCTTCACACGAGGCACTACCTCAGGATACCAGTTGGCCATGAGCTCTCTCGAAGCCTTCTTCCAAAACATCATG TACGGTGTTCTCTATGCCTACACGCCCGAAGTCTTCCCCGCGCCGAACCGTGGTACGGGAACTGGCATTTCCAGCACACTCAACCGACTCGCCGGTCTCTGTGCACCCATCGTGGCAGTCAATGCCGGCGCTCTCGATCCGAAGGCGCCAATCTACGCATCTGCAGGTCTCTTCTTCGCAGCATTTCTGGCGATGCTTTGCCTGCCGATAGAGACTCGTGGACGGCAGACATTGTAG
- a CDS encoding Geranylgeranyl transferase type-2 subunit alpha, protein MASHGVPRVSGASVDKSEQARENERKQIEHYKSLERQVTEKIKAADYSSTALQLTSSLLSQNPEYYTTWNHRRVILADVFARDLNNTDAHVEAKDAEAAEKAGLTIPQREILLLIKEDLQFLIPLLRQYPKCYWIWNHRRWLLTSAATYIPPRAALELWQGELGLVSKMLSLDSRNFHGWGYRREVVEQIERLREKSMVEPEFEYTAKMIRSNLSNFSAWHNRGQLMPRLLDERTADVEDRKKLLDAEFELITEALYTDPYDQSLWFYHQFLMSTFDERNPKAPKILANVGNAERLEYLEQEIDSVREMLDGAEDCKYIYQALLEYSSRYLEVDAGNKKVTTVEMKSWLDELRKIDPLRDGRWGDLARKLKL, encoded by the exons ATGGCAAGT CACGGAGTTCCCCGCGTGTCTGGCGCAAGCGTCGACAAGAGCGAGCAGGCCCGCGAGAACGAGCGCAAGCAGATCGAACACTACAAGAGCCTCGAGCGTCAGGTGACTGAGAAG ATCAAGGCAGCAGACTACTCGTCCACCGCCCTCCAGCTCACCTCGTCACTCCTCTCCCAGAACCCGGAGTACTACACAACATGGAACCACCGCCGCGTGATCCTCGCAGACGTCTTCGCACGAGACCTGAACAACACCGACGCCCACGTTGAAGCCAAAGATGCCGAAgcagccgagaaagctggCCTCACCATACCCCAGCGCGAGATCCTCCTTCTGATCAAAGAAGACCTCCAGTTCCTCATCCCACTCCTCAGGCAGTACCCCAAATGCTACTGGATCTGGAACCACCGCCGCTGGCTGCTCACCTCCGCGGCCACCTACATCCCGCCCCGCGCCGCTCTTGAACTATGGCAGGGTGAGCTGGGCCTCGTGAGCAAGATGCTCTCGCTCGACAGCCGCAACTTCCACGGATGGGGTTACCGAAGAGAGGTCGTGGAGCAGATCGAGCGTCTGCGCGAGAAGAGCATGGTCGAGCCGGAGTTTGAGTACACCGCCAAGATGATCAGGAGCAACTTGAGCAATTTCAGTGCGTGGCACAATCGGGGACAACTTATGCCGCGATTGCTAGATGAGAGGACTGCGGATGTTGAGGACAGGAAGAAACTGTTGGACGCCGAGTTTGAGCTCATCACCGAAGCCTTGTACACAGATCCTTACGACCAGAGCTTGTGGTTCTATCATCAGTTCTTGATGTCCACGTTCGATGAGCGGAACCCCAAGGCACCGAAGATCCTGGCCAACGTGGGCAATGCAGAAAGGCTGGAATACCTGGAGCAGGAGATTGACAGTGTGAGGGAAATGCTCGATGGGGCTGAGGATTGCAAGTACATCTATCAGGCACTGCTGGAGTACTCTAGCAGATATCTTGAGGTCGACGCGGGCAACAAGAAGGTCACCACTGTGGAAATGAAGAGCTGGCTAGATGAGTTGAGAAAGATTGATCCTCTGCGAGACGGCAGGTGGGGGGATTTGGCTAGGAAGCTGAAGCTATGA
- a CDS encoding 6-methylsalicylic acid decarboxylase atA has protein sequence MFFITVSGSAPDGWDSSVWKSEIDREHLERTFEGWDEKLKTGAIDAVMTSGPGVTFNQWESAPAPTYHRGRICMMGDAAHATSNWLGQGAAMAMEDCAVLVKLFELVEDREDVDAAFEVFDKVRRGGRADMVIAQSRLLGQILTGQKGLDRVAVKEHDIQAKREEIRLYDVTEQLHEAQDCFRKLKLEKV, from the coding sequence ATGTTCTTCATCACCGTCTCCGGCTCCGCGCCGGACGGGTGGGACAGCTCCGTGTGGAAGTCTGAGATCGATCGTGAACATCTCGAACGAACGTTTGAAGGGTGGGATGAGAAGTTGAAGACGGGAGCAATCGATGCTGTGATGACCAGCGGGCCGGGTGTGACGTTCAATCAATGGGAATCTGCACCGGCACCGACGTATCATCGTGGAAGGATTTGTATGATGGGAGACGCCGCTCATGCGACATCGAACTGGCTGGGCCAGGGAGCTGCGATGGCAATGGAGGATTGTGCGGTCTTGGTGAAGCTGTTCGAGCTTGTTGAGGATCGGGAAGATGTTGATGCAGCGTTCGAGGTTTTCGACAAAGTGCGGCGTGGTGGAAGAGCTGACATGGTCATCGCGCAGAGTCGACTGCTGGGGCAGATTTTGACGGGCCAGAAAGGTCTGGATCGTGTGGCAGTGAAGGAACATGACATTCAGGCAAAGCGGGAAGAGATCCGGTTGTACGATGTGACAGAGCAGTTGCATGAGGCGCAAGATTGCTTCCGTAAGCTCAAGTTGGAGAAGGTGTAA
- a CDS encoding Pyrrolopyrazine biosynthesis cluster protein F — protein MGQWQQNRAFLFSHPRTASNLLTRMLSAQPDWQVSDYLFFDAFQYTRDAFWGVDLDDAPVSARQEHDKLMDQGHERLGEVLCSSLADRKHLLLKDHAHLVQPVETTYDDTETAPTAQLNSTIGSYAQTWRTNPTVFSDSLMLSWTPIILIRNPILIFESWLRAEGDPYPDLESQYANIYTTLRFQRYIFDWYASHPDTPLEPIVLDADDVIERQHVVEKLCDAIGMDKEKLLYTWESTPMPAKFQANERFKRFLQSIQNSTGVDRSKVSGNVTLDDREEQWRETFGWDRALTLARRVRESWPDYEYLHSMRLR, from the exons ATGGGACAATGGCAGCAGAATCGGGCTTTTCTCTTCAGTCACCCAAGGACAGCATCTAACCTGTTGACACGGATGCTGTCTGCACAGCCGGATTGGCAGGTGTCCGACTATCTATTCTTCGATGCGTTCCAGTACACTCGAGACGCTTTTTGGGGTGTAGACTTGGACGACGCACCTGTATCGGCCAGGCAAGAACACGACAAACTCATGGATCAAGGCCACGAGCGACTCGGTGAGGTTCTGTGCTCATCATTGGCAGAT CGCAAACATCTCCTACTGAAAGACCACGCGCATCTTGTGCAGCCAGTAGAGACAACCTACGATGATACGGAGACTGCTCCAACAGCACAGCTGAACTCCACAATCGGAAGCTATGCGCAAACATGGCGCACGAATCCAACAGTGTTTTCGGACAGCTTAATGCTGTCCTGGACGCCAATCATCTTGATCCGCAACCCAATACTGATCTTCGAAAGCTGGCTACGAGCAGAAGGCGACCCATATCCCGACCTCGAATCGCAATATGCCAACATTTACACAACGCTTCGCTTCCAACGCTATATCTTTGACTGGTACGCATCTCACCCAGACACACCCCTTGAACCCATCGTATTGGATGCGGACGATGTCATTGAGCGGCAGCATGTGGTCGAGAAACTTTGTGACGCTATTGGCATGGACAAGGAAAAATTGCTCTATACTTGGGAATCCACTCCCATGCCAGCGAAATTCCAGGCGAATGAAAGGTTCAAACGCTTTCTGCAATCGATACAGAACTCTACTGGGGTCGATCGGAGCAAGGTCTCGGGGAATGTTACGCTTGATGATAGAGAAGAACAATGGCGGGAGACGTTTGGCTGGGACAGAGCACTTACGCTTGCGAGAAGGGTGAGAGAGTCGTGGCCGGACTACGAGTATCTGCACTCTATGCGTCTTCGCTGA